One stretch of Microbacterium terrae DNA includes these proteins:
- a CDS encoding vitamin K epoxide reductase family protein: MSTAASRTRPTGLAVWLVIAGVVGWWAAFQLTVEKFAALAEPGTGASCDFSLLVQCTKNLDSWQGSVFGFPNPILGLTGWMAPIVVGMALVAGARFARWFWWCFWAGIAFAFGFVVWLISQSIFDLGTLCPWCMVTWAVTIPTFYAVTVHLFRSGQVTASERVRSLAGRSMAWVPLATIVSYAIVILLAQVRLNAIPNIWQTIVG, from the coding sequence ATGTCGACAGCCGCTTCACGAACCCGCCCGACCGGTCTCGCCGTGTGGCTCGTGATCGCGGGCGTGGTCGGCTGGTGGGCTGCATTCCAGCTCACCGTCGAGAAGTTCGCCGCTCTCGCCGAGCCCGGCACGGGCGCATCCTGCGACTTCAGCCTGCTGGTGCAGTGCACGAAGAACCTCGACTCCTGGCAGGGAAGCGTGTTCGGATTCCCGAACCCGATCCTGGGGCTCACCGGCTGGATGGCCCCGATCGTGGTGGGAATGGCGCTCGTCGCGGGCGCCAGGTTCGCGCGCTGGTTCTGGTGGTGCTTCTGGGCCGGCATCGCGTTCGCGTTCGGGTTCGTCGTCTGGCTCATCAGCCAGAGCATCTTCGACCTCGGCACGCTGTGCCCGTGGTGCATGGTGACGTGGGCGGTGACGATCCCGACGTTCTACGCCGTCACGGTGCACCTGTTCCGCTCCGGCCAGGTGACCGCCTCCGAGCGGGTGCGCAGCCTCGCCGGCCGGTCGATGGCCTGGGTGCCTCTCGCGACGATCGTCAGCTACGCGATCGTCATCCTGCTCGCGCAGGTGCGGCTCAACGCCATCCCGAACATCTGGCAGACGATCGTCGGCTGA
- a CDS encoding DUF4233 domain-containing protein, producing MSGAAVPAPAPRARRPRGAAESLASIVLGSESLIAFLGGLVIYGMDDLPGGIPAWWGIVAGVGLALLMLVTAGLTRYRWGIALGWALQVVVALGAFLVPALAIVAVIFGLLYGYATIKGAALDKRNARLAASSLDEAETANGD from the coding sequence ATGAGCGGCGCCGCCGTTCCCGCTCCCGCACCCCGCGCCCGCCGCCCGCGCGGTGCCGCGGAGTCTCTCGCCTCGATCGTGCTCGGCTCCGAGTCGCTCATCGCGTTCCTCGGCGGACTCGTCATCTACGGAATGGACGATCTTCCGGGCGGGATCCCCGCGTGGTGGGGGATCGTCGCAGGTGTCGGGCTCGCCCTGCTCATGCTCGTGACCGCCGGTCTCACGCGGTATCGGTGGGGCATCGCGCTCGGCTGGGCGCTGCAGGTCGTGGTCGCGCTGGGCGCGTTCCTCGTGCCCGCACTCGCGATCGTCGCCGTGATTTTCGGGCTCCTGTACGGGTATGCGACGATCAAGGGAGCGGCGCTGGACAAGCGCAATGCGCGCCTCGCCGCCTCATCCCTCGACGAAGCCGAAACGGCGAACGGAGACTGA
- a CDS encoding pentapeptide repeat-containing protein produces the protein MPPRNAALAVPRIGAPDLPRVLTEVSGLHADEIFQLRFTALEAQTDASHLSISECAVSPLAIEVLDLTGASVVDVDITELRATQVRARGARWRRVRLTGGRIGTLDLADADVDEVELDGVRIDYVSLAGARVADLRVRGCTLGAVDVPQATLTRTAFVDTSADEVDTRALTATHLDLRGLDAGAFLDPTALRGATLAPWQVERLAPAFAAALGIRVQD, from the coding sequence ATGCCCCCTCGCAACGCCGCCCTCGCCGTCCCGCGCATCGGCGCCCCCGACCTTCCGCGTGTGCTCACCGAGGTGTCGGGTCTGCACGCGGACGAGATCTTCCAGCTCCGGTTCACGGCCCTCGAGGCGCAGACGGATGCCTCGCACCTGTCGATCTCGGAGTGCGCGGTGTCTCCGCTGGCCATCGAGGTGCTGGATCTGACCGGCGCCTCCGTCGTCGACGTCGACATCACCGAGCTCCGCGCGACGCAGGTGCGCGCGCGAGGCGCACGCTGGCGCCGGGTGCGGCTGACCGGCGGTCGGATCGGCACCCTCGACCTCGCCGACGCCGACGTCGACGAGGTGGAGCTCGACGGCGTGCGCATCGACTACGTCTCCCTCGCCGGCGCACGCGTGGCCGATCTGCGCGTGCGCGGCTGCACGCTCGGCGCGGTCGACGTGCCGCAGGCCACGCTCACACGCACGGCGTTCGTCGACACGAGCGCAGACGAGGTCGACACGCGGGCCCTCACGGCGACCCACCTGGATCTCCGCGGACTCGACGCCGGCGCGTTCCTCGACCCGACGGCGCTCCGTGGCGCGACGCTCGCGCCGTGGCAGGTCGAGCGCCTCGCCCCCGCATTCGCCGCAGCGCTCGGCATCCGGGTGCAGGACTGA
- the ndk gene encoding nucleoside-diphosphate kinase: MATEETLVLIKPDGVARGLTGAILARIEAKGYSLVDIKLVEPERDLLEQHYAEHAGKPFYEPLLEFMLSGPSVAIRLAGNRVIEGFRSLAGTTDPTTAAPGTIRGDLGRDWGLKVQQNLVHGSDSPESAARELAIWF; the protein is encoded by the coding sequence ATGGCCACCGAAGAGACTCTCGTCCTCATCAAGCCCGACGGTGTCGCACGCGGACTGACCGGTGCGATCCTCGCCCGCATCGAGGCGAAGGGATACTCCCTCGTCGACATCAAGCTCGTCGAGCCCGAGCGCGATCTGCTCGAGCAGCACTACGCCGAGCACGCGGGCAAGCCGTTCTACGAGCCGCTCCTCGAGTTCATGCTCTCGGGTCCGTCCGTGGCGATCCGACTCGCGGGCAACCGCGTCATCGAGGGCTTCCGCTCGCTCGCCGGCACCACCGACCCGACGACCGCCGCGCCCGGCACCATCCGGGGCGACCTCGGCCGCGACTGGGGTCTGAAGGTGCAGCAGAACCTGGTGCACGGATCCGACAGCCCCGAGTCGGCCGCGCGCGAGCTCGCGATCTGGTTCTGA
- a CDS encoding MFS transporter has translation MTAPEAVPASASPARRVAWASMVGTSLESFDFYLFAYFSAFFVGPLFFEPLGEVGGTALAFLGIAVAFVVRPVGAVIFGYMGDRLGRRTTLLWTVGIMGVATGLIGLLPTYAQAGWLGAVLLMLLRVAQGLSLGGEWGGSILLATEHSGRVKRAFYAAIPQLGSPVGSILSAVVFLVLTAALPADQLAAWGWRIPFLLALPLLAVSLYLRVSISETPVFEGVVAEGRRDRVPFVAMFAKRPTAMVIAVGAALLGIGSYSLMNTYTVNYGVAQLGFSFQDLLVATTIGGLLQLVTIPAFGAWAARIGSAKVVVWGALGTLLIAFPMYWLLQFATFPILVGTMIIGGILPTMAWAALGGLMNDLFPDHFRYSALSFAYALAATISGFVPYLTLMLGDATDFAWWHPGVILAVMSAVTLLSAWAASRRAVEPESTPAEPVTV, from the coding sequence GTGACCGCACCCGAAGCCGTTCCCGCATCCGCCAGCCCCGCCCGCCGCGTGGCCTGGGCGTCGATGGTCGGAACCTCCCTCGAATCCTTCGACTTCTACCTCTTCGCGTACTTCTCGGCGTTCTTCGTCGGCCCGCTCTTCTTCGAGCCGCTCGGCGAGGTCGGCGGGACCGCCCTCGCGTTCCTCGGCATCGCCGTGGCGTTCGTCGTGCGCCCGGTCGGCGCCGTGATCTTCGGCTACATGGGCGATCGGCTCGGACGGCGCACGACCCTGCTGTGGACCGTCGGAATCATGGGCGTGGCCACGGGTCTCATTGGCCTGCTTCCGACCTACGCCCAGGCGGGATGGCTCGGCGCAGTGCTCCTCATGCTGCTCCGCGTCGCGCAGGGGCTCTCGCTCGGCGGCGAGTGGGGCGGATCCATCCTGCTCGCCACCGAGCACTCCGGGCGCGTCAAGCGCGCGTTCTACGCCGCCATCCCGCAGCTCGGCTCCCCCGTCGGCTCGATCCTCTCGGCAGTGGTCTTCCTGGTGCTCACCGCCGCGCTCCCCGCCGACCAGCTCGCCGCGTGGGGCTGGCGCATCCCGTTCCTCCTCGCCCTGCCGCTGCTCGCGGTCTCGCTCTACCTGCGCGTGTCGATCTCGGAGACACCCGTGTTCGAGGGCGTCGTCGCCGAAGGCCGTCGCGACCGCGTGCCGTTCGTCGCCATGTTCGCGAAGCGTCCGACCGCGATGGTCATCGCCGTGGGCGCAGCCCTGCTGGGCATCGGCTCGTACAGCCTCATGAACACGTACACCGTGAACTACGGCGTCGCGCAGCTGGGCTTCAGCTTCCAGGACCTGCTCGTGGCCACGACGATCGGCGGACTCCTGCAGCTCGTGACGATCCCGGCGTTCGGTGCCTGGGCCGCGCGCATCGGGTCGGCGAAGGTCGTCGTCTGGGGCGCCCTCGGCACGCTCCTCATCGCGTTCCCGATGTACTGGCTGCTGCAGTTCGCGACGTTCCCGATCCTCGTGGGCACCATGATCATCGGCGGCATCCTGCCCACGATGGCGTGGGCGGCGCTCGGGGGCCTCATGAACGACCTGTTCCCCGATCACTTCCGCTACTCGGCACTGTCGTTCGCCTACGCCCTCGCGGCGACGATCAGCGGCTTCGTGCCCTACCTCACCCTCATGCTCGGCGACGCGACCGACTTCGCGTGGTGGCACCCCGGTGTCATCCTCGCCGTGATGTCGGCAGTGACCCTCCTCTCCGCCTGGGCGGCGTCTCGCCGCGCGGTCGAGCCCGAATCCACTCCGGCGGAGCCGGTCACGGTCTGA
- a CDS encoding bifunctional folylpolyglutamate synthase/dihydrofolate synthase produces the protein MNDAARADAVYAALLARAGERWVQPRKERTARLLEYLDDPQKTYRVIHVTGTNGKTSTSRLIESLVRAHGLRTGLFTSPHLERFTERIMIDGEPIDDAAVADAWDEIAPFVEIVDAELGAAGEEPLTFFELLTALAFVAVADAPVDVLVLEVGMGGAWDSTNTADGDVAVFAPVDIDHADRLGETLVEIATVKAGIIKDGAAVVSAKQDAAVEAVLRAEAAKHGATIAFEGTDFALVEQRLAVGGQQLTVRGLAGTYAEEYLPLYGSHQAFNAALAIAAVESLVGGGAQAIAGDILAEGLGEATSPGRLQLVGAAPTVLVDAAHNPHGARALVTALRESFDFDEWGVVLGVLSDKDAAGIVDELAPIAAHVFATTPNSDRADGAEEIADLAEARDLRVTVHDDLSGAAEAAREWAAASDRRAVVIAGSVLLAGEALGLASAEDWKAGWSA, from the coding sequence ATGAACGATGCCGCACGCGCTGACGCGGTCTACGCCGCCCTCCTCGCCCGCGCGGGCGAGCGCTGGGTGCAGCCGCGCAAGGAGCGCACCGCACGCCTGCTCGAGTACCTCGACGACCCCCAGAAGACGTATCGGGTGATCCACGTCACCGGCACGAACGGCAAGACGTCGACGAGTCGGCTCATCGAGAGCCTGGTGCGCGCTCACGGCCTCCGCACCGGTCTGTTCACGAGCCCGCACCTCGAGCGCTTCACCGAGCGCATCATGATCGACGGCGAGCCCATCGACGACGCCGCGGTCGCGGATGCGTGGGACGAGATCGCGCCGTTCGTCGAGATCGTCGACGCCGAGCTGGGGGCCGCCGGGGAGGAGCCGCTCACGTTCTTCGAGCTGCTCACCGCGCTGGCCTTCGTCGCCGTCGCCGACGCGCCCGTCGACGTGCTCGTGCTCGAGGTGGGCATGGGCGGCGCGTGGGACTCGACCAACACCGCCGACGGCGACGTCGCCGTGTTCGCACCCGTCGACATCGACCACGCCGACCGTCTCGGTGAGACGCTGGTCGAGATCGCGACCGTGAAGGCGGGGATCATCAAGGATGGCGCCGCAGTCGTGTCGGCGAAGCAGGATGCCGCCGTCGAGGCGGTCCTGCGGGCCGAGGCGGCGAAGCACGGCGCCACCATCGCCTTCGAGGGGACCGACTTCGCCCTGGTCGAGCAGCGCCTCGCCGTGGGCGGCCAGCAGCTCACGGTGCGCGGCCTCGCCGGCACGTACGCGGAGGAGTACCTTCCGCTCTACGGCAGCCACCAGGCCTTCAACGCCGCGCTCGCGATCGCAGCGGTGGAGTCCCTGGTCGGCGGCGGCGCCCAGGCCATCGCCGGCGACATCCTCGCCGAGGGCCTGGGGGAGGCCACCTCGCCCGGTCGGCTGCAGCTCGTCGGCGCAGCGCCCACCGTGCTCGTCGACGCCGCGCACAACCCCCACGGCGCCCGCGCGCTCGTCACGGCGCTCCGTGAATCGTTCGACTTCGACGAATGGGGCGTGGTCCTCGGTGTGCTCTCCGACAAGGACGCCGCAGGCATCGTGGACGAGCTCGCCCCGATCGCCGCGCACGTGTTCGCGACGACGCCGAACTCGGACCGCGCCGACGGCGCCGAGGAGATCGCCGATCTCGCCGAGGCGCGCGATCTGCGCGTGACGGTGCACGACGACCTGTCCGGGGCCGCCGAGGCGGCCCGCGAATGGGCGGCGGCATCCGATCGTCGTGCTGTGGTCATCGCCGGATCGGTCCTCCTCGCCGGCGAGGCGCTCGGTCTCGCTTCAGCCGAGGACTGGAAGGCGGGGTGGTCGGCATGA
- a CDS encoding Rne/Rng family ribonuclease, whose protein sequence is MADGTQDEFDPQNDTDAAVAGPPASADVSDAEVAASIEAVEVLDLTVADSGLQADETPAADEPAGVDAPASVDDERAPSADESAAAEQPAADAAPDDAQEPAEAPAEIAAPADEVAPADEAAPAESAAAEDAAPVTAVSLGLLPEDFTSAVSTVLNFYAPEFVPLPARPESSFGRAASEVEQGGSSSSRRRNRRRGGDAPETGEAPEPRHQAPRQRAVELITEPQRIKGSTRLEAKKQRRRDGREAGRRRAVVTEAEFLARREAVDREMIVRSKNGRVQIAVLEDNVLVEHYVARNQDASLIGNVYLGRVQNVLPSMEAAFVDIGRGRNAVLYSGEVDWDAVETGNQPRRIELALKTGDKVLVQVTKDPVGHKGARLTSQISLPGRYLVYVPGGAMNGISRKLPDTERARLKKILKEVLPESSGVIVRTAAEGATEDQLTRDVQRLTNQWEHISKQVQSMQAPALLHSEPDLLVKIVRDVFNEDFTRMLIQGEDAHHTITKYLESVAPDLLERVDAFVGDHDPFDEFRVTEQIEKALDRKVWLPSGGSLVIDRTEAMTVVDVNTGKFVGSGGNLEETVTKNNLEAAEEIVRQLRLRDIGGIIVVDFIDMVLESNRDLVLRRLVECLSRDRTKHQVAEVTSLGLVQMTRKKLGLGLLETFSEACEVCAGRGVIVHHDPVVKHRAQSGGAPQSSNRRPRSSAPAPASQPNGGGTHTITEGVKSALAQIAASTIHHADEQGESAVEAPAASAPVDKPERAKKPRKKRADSGKGGAPRTEKDLLLDSVLNALPEPKAPGQGRARRRVTTAALTGTPVSHTPPTQD, encoded by the coding sequence ATGGCCGATGGAACACAAGACGAATTCGACCCCCAGAACGACACGGATGCAGCGGTAGCGGGCCCCCCGGCCAGCGCCGACGTCTCCGATGCGGAGGTCGCCGCCTCGATCGAAGCGGTCGAGGTGCTCGACCTGACGGTCGCGGACTCGGGCCTGCAGGCCGATGAGACGCCCGCCGCCGACGAGCCCGCGGGTGTCGACGCGCCGGCGTCGGTCGACGACGAGCGGGCCCCCTCGGCCGACGAGTCGGCGGCTGCCGAGCAGCCCGCAGCGGATGCAGCGCCTGACGACGCACAGGAGCCCGCAGAAGCGCCGGCTGAGATTGCCGCGCCTGCTGACGAAGTTGCACCTGCTGACGAAGCTGCCCCGGCTGAGAGCGCCGCAGCGGAGGATGCCGCACCCGTCACCGCGGTGAGCCTGGGCCTGCTGCCCGAGGACTTCACCTCGGCGGTGAGCACCGTCCTCAACTTCTACGCACCCGAGTTCGTGCCGCTCCCGGCCCGCCCGGAGTCGTCGTTCGGCCGCGCCGCGAGCGAGGTCGAGCAGGGCGGTTCGTCGAGCAGCCGCCGCCGCAACCGCCGCAGGGGCGGTGACGCGCCCGAGACCGGCGAGGCCCCCGAGCCGCGCCACCAGGCTCCCCGCCAGCGGGCCGTCGAGCTCATCACCGAGCCCCAGCGCATCAAGGGATCCACGCGACTCGAGGCGAAGAAGCAGCGTCGTCGCGACGGTCGCGAGGCCGGCCGCCGCCGGGCCGTGGTCACCGAGGCGGAGTTCCTCGCCCGCCGCGAGGCGGTCGACCGCGAGATGATCGTGCGCTCGAAGAACGGACGCGTGCAGATCGCGGTGCTCGAAGACAACGTGCTCGTGGAGCACTACGTCGCCCGCAACCAGGATGCGTCGCTGATCGGCAACGTCTACCTCGGCCGCGTGCAGAACGTGCTCCCGAGCATGGAGGCCGCGTTCGTCGACATCGGTCGCGGTCGCAACGCGGTGCTCTACTCAGGCGAGGTCGACTGGGACGCCGTCGAGACCGGCAACCAGCCGCGCCGCATCGAGCTGGCGCTCAAGACCGGCGACAAGGTGCTCGTGCAGGTCACGAAGGACCCGGTCGGCCACAAGGGCGCCCGCCTGACGAGCCAGATCTCGCTCCCCGGCCGCTACCTTGTGTACGTTCCCGGCGGCGCGATGAACGGCATCTCCCGCAAGCTCCCCGACACGGAGCGCGCGCGCCTGAAGAAGATCCTCAAGGAGGTGCTCCCCGAGTCGTCGGGCGTCATCGTGCGCACCGCCGCGGAGGGCGCCACCGAAGATCAGCTGACGCGCGACGTGCAGCGGCTCACCAACCAGTGGGAGCACATCTCCAAGCAGGTGCAGTCCATGCAGGCTCCCGCCCTGCTGCACTCCGAGCCCGACCTCCTGGTCAAGATCGTCCGCGATGTCTTCAACGAGGACTTCACGCGCATGCTCATCCAGGGCGAGGACGCGCACCACACCATCACGAAGTACCTCGAATCGGTCGCACCCGATCTGCTCGAGCGGGTCGACGCGTTCGTGGGCGACCACGACCCGTTCGACGAGTTCCGCGTGACCGAGCAGATCGAGAAGGCTCTCGACCGCAAGGTCTGGCTCCCCTCGGGCGGTTCTCTCGTCATCGACCGCACCGAGGCGATGACGGTCGTCGACGTCAATACGGGGAAGTTCGTCGGGTCCGGCGGAAACCTCGAGGAGACCGTCACCAAGAACAACCTCGAAGCGGCCGAGGAGATCGTCCGACAGCTGCGTCTGCGCGACATCGGCGGCATCATCGTGGTCGACTTCATCGACATGGTCCTCGAGTCCAACCGAGACCTCGTGCTTCGACGCCTCGTCGAGTGCCTGAGCCGCGACCGCACCAAGCATCAGGTCGCCGAGGTCACCTCGCTCGGCCTCGTGCAGATGACGCGCAAGAAGCTGGGTCTGGGCCTGCTCGAGACCTTCAGCGAGGCCTGCGAGGTCTGCGCCGGGCGTGGAGTGATCGTGCACCACGACCCCGTGGTCAAGCACCGCGCCCAGTCCGGGGGAGCACCGCAGTCGTCGAACCGGCGCCCGCGCAGCAGTGCGCCCGCGCCGGCCAGCCAGCCCAACGGCGGCGGGACGCACACGATCACGGAGGGCGTGAAGTCGGCGCTCGCGCAGATCGCGGCATCCACGATCCACCACGCCGACGAACAGGGTGAGTCCGCCGTCGAGGCGCCGGCTGCGTCCGCTCCGGTCGACAAGCCGGAACGCGCGAAGAAGCCGCGCAAGAAGCGCGCCGACTCCGGCAAGGGCGGGGCTCCCCGCACCGAGAAGGACCTGCTTCTCGACTCGGTGCTCAACGCGCTCCCGGAGCCCAAGGCACCCGGTCAGGGCCGCGCACGGCGCCGGGTCACGACGGCGGCGCTCACGGGCACGCCCGTGTCTCACACGCCCCCGACTCAGGACTGA
- the ileS gene encoding isoleucine--tRNA ligase yields the protein MTYPRPSRSGTDSAFGPAADAPASVVPSPRFPDIERETLAFWEADQTFRASIANREGAEEWVFYDGPPFANGLPHYGHLLTGYAKDLFPRFQTMRGKKVDRVFGWDTHGLPAELEAMKQLGITEKSQIEEMGLGAFNAKARESVLAYTREWEDYVTRQARWVDFDNGYKTLDTGFMESVLWAFKELHGKDLAYEGHRVLPYCWRDETPLSNHELRMDDDVYKMRQDPSVTVTFPLTGLKAEALGLTGVRALAWTTTPWTLPTNLALAVGPDIAYVVVPGGPAGAADVHAGDDPIEATAHRYLLAEPLLANYAKDLGYESGDAARDAVEQTVLGRDLQDVTYDRLFDYYADADTWGTGDAWRILVDDYVTTGDGTGIVHQAPAYGEDDQRVTEAAGIPLIMSLDDGGHFLPQVTDVAGELWMDANTPLVRLLRAEGRLLRLASYEHSYPHCWRCRNPLIYKAVSSWFVRVTAIKDRMLANNEQITWVPENVKHGQFGKWLEGARDWSISRNRYWGSPIPVWKSDDPEHPRVDVYGSLAELEADFGRLPVNEAGEVDLHRPYIDDLTRPNPDDPTGRSTMRRIEDVFDVWFDSGSMPYAQVHYPFENHEWFDEHAPADFIVEYIGQTRGWFYVMHVLSTALFDRPAFTGVSCHGIVLGSDGLKMSKSLRNYPDVSEVFDRDGSDAMRWFLMASSVLRGGNLVVTEEGIRAGVREFMLPLWNAWYFFATYANAAGGPDGDGYEATWRTDSTNVLDRYILALTGDLVRGVAEDLEGLDSTTAAAKLRDFAEALTNWYIRRSRDRFWVGVDAADPTSTEAFDTLYTVLETLTRVAAPLIPLVSDKVWQGLTGGRSVHLEDWPDADRFAAADDIRSAMDAVREASSVANAMRKREGKRVRLPLPLLTVAVPDAAALAQFDGILRDELNVKAVELVELSEDVAERYGISKRLSVNARAAGPRLGKQVQHVIAGARSGVWDEVDGVVVVDGVALQEGEYELTLEAGGVAEGTAIALLADGGFVLLDTTTTPELEAEGLARDVVRAIQDTRKAAGFDVSDRIRLTLAFDDDADGAAVTAAFEVADVAGETLAVEHAVHVGADALVDGHDHRARFDAGTFANRGGFTVAVSKTEVTA from the coding sequence ATGACCTACCCCCGCCCTTCACGCTCAGGGACCGACTCCGCGTTCGGCCCCGCGGCCGATGCGCCGGCATCCGTCGTCCCCAGCCCTCGCTTCCCCGACATCGAGCGCGAGACCCTCGCGTTCTGGGAGGCCGACCAGACCTTCCGCGCATCGATCGCGAACCGCGAGGGCGCCGAGGAGTGGGTCTTCTACGACGGCCCCCCGTTCGCCAACGGGCTGCCGCACTACGGGCACCTGCTCACCGGCTACGCCAAAGACCTCTTCCCCCGCTTCCAGACGATGCGCGGCAAGAAGGTCGACCGCGTGTTCGGGTGGGACACCCACGGCCTGCCCGCCGAGCTCGAGGCGATGAAGCAGCTCGGAATCACCGAGAAGAGCCAGATCGAGGAGATGGGGCTGGGCGCGTTCAACGCCAAGGCCCGGGAGTCCGTGCTCGCCTACACGCGCGAGTGGGAGGACTACGTCACGCGGCAGGCCCGCTGGGTCGACTTCGACAACGGCTACAAGACGCTCGACACCGGCTTCATGGAGTCGGTGCTGTGGGCGTTCAAGGAGCTGCACGGCAAGGATCTCGCCTACGAGGGTCACCGCGTGCTGCCGTACTGCTGGCGCGACGAGACCCCGCTGTCGAACCACGAGCTGCGGATGGACGACGACGTCTACAAGATGCGGCAGGACCCGTCGGTGACCGTCACGTTCCCGCTCACCGGGCTCAAGGCGGAGGCGCTCGGCCTCACCGGCGTCCGGGCCCTGGCGTGGACGACGACGCCGTGGACGCTGCCGACGAACCTCGCGCTGGCCGTCGGCCCCGACATCGCCTACGTCGTCGTGCCGGGCGGGCCCGCGGGCGCCGCCGACGTGCACGCCGGAGACGACCCGATCGAGGCCACGGCGCACCGCTACCTCCTCGCCGAGCCGCTCCTCGCGAACTACGCCAAGGACCTCGGCTACGAGTCCGGCGACGCGGCGCGCGACGCCGTCGAGCAGACCGTGCTCGGCCGCGACCTCCAGGACGTCACCTACGACCGCCTGTTCGACTACTACGCGGATGCCGACACCTGGGGCACCGGCGACGCCTGGCGCATCCTCGTCGACGACTACGTCACCACCGGCGACGGCACCGGCATCGTGCACCAGGCGCCCGCCTACGGTGAGGACGACCAGCGCGTCACCGAGGCCGCCGGCATCCCGCTCATCATGAGCCTCGACGACGGGGGACACTTCCTGCCGCAGGTGACCGACGTCGCCGGCGAGCTCTGGATGGACGCCAACACCCCGCTCGTGCGCCTGCTGCGCGCCGAGGGGCGCCTTCTCCGTCTCGCGAGCTACGAGCACTCGTATCCGCACTGCTGGCGGTGCCGCAACCCTCTCATCTACAAGGCGGTGTCGAGCTGGTTCGTGCGCGTCACCGCGATCAAGGACCGGATGCTCGCGAACAACGAGCAGATCACCTGGGTGCCCGAGAACGTCAAGCACGGCCAGTTCGGCAAGTGGCTCGAGGGCGCGCGCGACTGGTCGATCAGCCGCAACCGCTACTGGGGGTCGCCCATCCCGGTGTGGAAGAGCGACGACCCCGAGCACCCGCGCGTCGACGTCTACGGCTCGCTGGCGGAGCTTGAGGCCGACTTCGGACGCCTGCCGGTGAACGAGGCGGGCGAGGTCGACCTCCACCGGCCGTACATCGACGATCTGACGCGACCGAACCCCGACGACCCGACGGGGCGGTCCACGATGCGCCGCATCGAGGACGTGTTCGACGTCTGGTTCGACTCGGGGTCGATGCCGTACGCCCAGGTGCACTACCCGTTCGAGAACCACGAGTGGTTCGACGAGCACGCGCCGGCGGACTTCATCGTCGAGTACATCGGGCAGACCCGCGGCTGGTTCTACGTGATGCACGTGCTCTCGACGGCGCTGTTCGACCGCCCGGCGTTCACCGGCGTCTCGTGCCACGGCATCGTGCTCGGCTCCGACGGCCTGAAGATGTCGAAGTCGCTGCGCAACTATCCCGACGTCAGCGAGGTGTTCGACCGCGACGGCTCCGATGCGATGCGCTGGTTCCTGATGGCCTCGTCGGTCCTCCGCGGCGGCAATCTCGTCGTCACCGAGGAGGGCATCCGCGCGGGCGTGCGGGAGTTCATGCTGCCGCTGTGGAACGCCTGGTACTTCTTCGCGACGTACGCCAATGCTGCGGGCGGCCCCGACGGCGACGGCTACGAGGCGACCTGGCGAACCGACTCGACGAACGTGCTCGACCGGTACATCCTCGCCCTCACCGGCGACCTCGTGCGGGGCGTGGCGGAAGACCTCGAGGGCCTCGACTCGACGACGGCCGCCGCGAAGCTGCGCGACTTCGCCGAGGCGCTGACCAACTGGTACATCCGCCGCTCGCGCGACCGGTTCTGGGTGGGGGTGGATGCCGCAGATCCGACCAGCACCGAGGCGTTCGACACGCTCTACACCGTGCTCGAGACGCTGACCCGCGTCGCTGCACCGCTCATCCCGCTCGTCTCCGACAAGGTCTGGCAGGGGCTCACCGGCGGCCGGAGCGTGCACCTCGAGGACTGGCCCGACGCCGACCGCTTCGCCGCCGCAGACGACATCCGCAGCGCCATGGACGCGGTGCGCGAAGCGTCGAGCGTCGCGAACGCGATGCGCAAGCGCGAGGGCAAGCGCGTGCGCCTGCCGCTGCCGCTGCTCACGGTCGCGGTGCCGGATGCCGCGGCCCTGGCCCAGTTCGACGGCATCCTGCGCGATGAGCTCAACGTGAAGGCCGTCGAACTCGTGGAGCTGTCGGAGGACGTGGCCGAGCGCTACGGCATCTCGAAGCGGCTGAGCGTGAACGCGCGCGCCGCGGGACCGCGCCTGGGCAAGCAGGTGCAGCACGTGATCGCCGGCGCGCGATCGGGCGTGTGGGACGAGGTCGACGGCGTGGTCGTCGTCGACGGCGTCGCGCTGCAGGAGGGGGAGTACGAACTCACCCTCGAGGCGGGCGGCGTCGCAGAAGGAACCGCGATCGCCCTGCTCGCCGACGGAGGATTCGTGCTGCTCGACACCACGACCACTCCCGAGCTCGAGGCGGAGGGGCTGGCCCGCGACGTCGTCCGCGCGATCCAGGACACCCGCAAGGCCGCCGGCTTCGACGTCAGCGACCGCATCCGTCTCACTCTCGCCTTCGACGACGACGCGGACGGCGCAGCCGTCACGGCGGCGTTCGAGGTCGCGGACGTCGCCGGCGAGACGCTCGCGGTCGAGCACGCGGTGCACGTGGGAGCCGACGCCCTCGTCGACGGCCACGACCATCGCGCGCGCTTCGACGCCGGCACGTTCGCGAACCGCGGGGGCTTCACCGTCGCCGTGTCGAAGACGGAGGTGACGGCATGA